From Caulobacter segnis, a single genomic window includes:
- a CDS encoding glycerophosphotransferase — protein MAAAKRVCFLYIAQHHQVWHSLSVAVAMARRWPAIKVEIAATTPELIDYVAGLIAELGGAPITLVLLPPAWLRRLGGGGAPPKTPMLIANALRLARYDAVITPERTTALLRRIGVRHPLLVYTQHGAGDREGPFEPRLKLFDLVMAAGRKQRDRMLSEGWVTEETCAMVGYPKFDLVDELPPRALPRFERPGPVVLYNPHFHAELGSWPKWGKQVLEFFAANDRYNLIFAPHIRLFETATMDERAAFKVFAENPRIHVDLGGPAAADMTYTKAADLYLGDVSSQVYEFLRTPKPCLFLNASGARWRGDPSFHHWLYGPVLETVEALGEGLDGAFATHGDYREAQAQGIAETFDVSNIPASVRAARAIVDKLESAA, from the coding sequence GTGGCCGCCGCCAAACGCGTCTGCTTCCTCTATATCGCGCAACACCATCAGGTCTGGCACAGCCTGTCGGTGGCCGTCGCCATGGCTCGACGCTGGCCGGCCATCAAGGTCGAGATCGCCGCGACCACGCCTGAGCTGATCGACTATGTCGCCGGCCTGATCGCCGAGCTGGGCGGCGCGCCGATCACGCTGGTCCTGCTGCCTCCGGCCTGGCTGCGCCGCCTGGGTGGCGGCGGCGCTCCGCCCAAGACGCCGATGCTGATCGCCAACGCGCTGCGCCTGGCGCGTTACGACGCGGTGATCACACCCGAGCGGACCACCGCCCTGCTCCGTCGCATCGGCGTCCGCCATCCGCTGCTGGTCTACACCCAGCACGGCGCCGGCGACCGCGAGGGCCCGTTCGAGCCGCGCCTGAAGCTGTTCGACCTGGTCATGGCCGCCGGCCGCAAGCAGCGCGACCGGATGCTGAGCGAGGGCTGGGTCACCGAAGAGACCTGCGCCATGGTCGGCTACCCCAAGTTCGATCTGGTCGACGAGCTGCCGCCCCGGGCCCTGCCGCGCTTCGAGCGCCCGGGCCCTGTGGTGCTGTACAACCCCCACTTCCACGCCGAGCTCGGCTCCTGGCCCAAGTGGGGCAAGCAGGTGCTGGAGTTCTTCGCGGCCAACGACCGCTACAACCTGATCTTCGCCCCACACATCCGCCTGTTCGAAACCGCCACCATGGACGAACGCGCGGCCTTCAAGGTGTTCGCCGAGAACCCGCGCATCCATGTCGACCTGGGCGGGCCGGCGGCGGCGGACATGACCTATACCAAGGCCGCCGACCTCTATCTGGGCGACGTCTCCAGCCAGGTCTACGAGTTCCTGCGCACGCCCAAGCCGTGCCTCTTCCTCAACGCCAGCGGCGCCCGCTGGCGCGGCGATCCCAGCTTTCACCACTGGCTCTACGGTCCGGTGCTGGAGACGGTCGAAGCGCTGGGCGAAGGGCTGGACGGCGCCTTCGCCACCCATGGTGACTATCGCGAAGCCCAGGCCCAGGGCATCGCCGAAACCTTCGACGTCAGCAACATCCCCGCCTCGGTGCGCGCGGCCCGCGCCATCGTCGACAAGTTGGAAAGCGCGGCATGA
- a CDS encoding cysteine hydrolase family protein: MSLETWIAPQRTALVIIDMQVDFASPEGLSGQWGLDLSTVPAALVAAERLVEAARGGGVPVVFVGLLTTDESDSAVWNERSRRRGLDPDEGPALCRAGSPGSAFVGPRPAPGEPVFRKTRYSPFWDTDIDAVLKGMGVDTLLLAGLTTECCVDSTARDAFNHDYHVFVAVDACAAYEPDLHAVALKTLDLNTAILTDATSVVAAWRA; this comes from the coding sequence GTGAGCCTGGAGACCTGGATCGCGCCCCAGCGCACGGCGCTTGTGATCATCGACATGCAGGTCGACTTCGCCTCGCCGGAAGGCCTGTCCGGCCAATGGGGCCTGGACCTCTCGACCGTGCCGGCGGCCTTGGTGGCGGCCGAGCGGCTCGTCGAGGCGGCGCGCGGGGGCGGGGTTCCGGTGGTGTTCGTGGGTCTCCTCACCACGGACGAGAGCGACTCCGCCGTCTGGAACGAGCGCAGCCGTCGCCGAGGCCTCGATCCGGACGAGGGGCCGGCGCTGTGTCGTGCGGGTTCGCCGGGCAGCGCCTTCGTCGGTCCTCGCCCCGCGCCGGGCGAGCCGGTCTTTCGAAAGACGCGCTACAGCCCCTTCTGGGACACGGACATCGATGCGGTGTTGAAGGGGATGGGCGTCGACACCCTGTTGCTGGCGGGCCTGACCACCGAGTGCTGCGTCGACAGCACGGCGCGAGACGCGTTCAACCACGACTATCATGTCTTCGTCGCCGTCGACGCCTGCGCGGCCTATGAGCCCGATCTGCATGCGGTGGCGCTGAAGACGCTGGACCTGAACACCGCGATCCTGACCGACGCGACCAGCGTCGTCGCCGCATGGCGCGCCTAG
- the lptC gene encoding LPS export ABC transporter periplasmic protein LptC, translated as MLTQTDGVSAVPLVESAAERARNRRRAPVRRLRLVLAVFAIGIGVAVVGQASLRSFASNKTQTQAANTPLLLNKPRFTGVLKDGRAFLITADNAERDAKDQNLVRLTTPVLVRGYGAPNPSQATAKTGIYREAEHTLLLTDDVKITSAEGYDFDAPRALIDMRTGEVSGDSGIAGNGPKGSTQANSYNVTDKGDRVVLNGRVRTRLERQR; from the coding sequence ATGCTCACCCAGACCGATGGCGTCTCCGCCGTCCCCCTCGTTGAAAGCGCCGCGGAACGGGCCCGCAATCGTCGCCGGGCGCCGGTCCGTCGACTGCGCCTGGTCCTGGCCGTCTTCGCGATCGGCATCGGCGTGGCCGTGGTCGGCCAGGCCTCGCTGCGCAGCTTCGCCTCGAACAAGACCCAGACCCAGGCGGCCAACACGCCCCTGCTGCTGAACAAGCCGCGCTTCACCGGCGTGCTGAAGGATGGCCGCGCGTTCCTGATCACCGCCGACAACGCCGAGCGCGACGCCAAGGACCAGAACCTGGTGCGCCTGACCACGCCCGTGCTGGTGCGCGGCTACGGCGCGCCCAATCCCAGCCAGGCGACGGCCAAGACGGGGATCTACCGCGAAGCCGAACACACGCTGCTGTTGACCGACGACGTGAAGATCACCAGCGCCGAGGGCTACGACTTCGACGCCCCCCGGGCCCTGATCGACATGCGCACGGGCGAGGTCAGCGGCGACTCCGGCATCGCGGGCAACGGCCCCAAGGGCAGCACCCAGGCCAACAGCTACAACGTCACCGACAAGGGCGACCGCGTCGTGCTGAACGGCCGCGTCCGCACCCGGCTGGAGCGGCAGCGCTGA
- the cerR gene encoding ceramide reductase, which yields MATRRIVAVTGATGFLGRHLVQALARDGWTPRVLVRRDPIHPLWRDLEVEVVTGDLKTPGALDRLCGGAEVVVHVAGLIKAASLEGFNAVNRDGARAAALAAKASEARFILVSSLAAREPALSNYATSKRAGEDATREAFPEALIVRPPAIYGPGDTETLALFELAAKSPILPVLSPDARVAMIHVHDAAAQLANLCKNPVSGLVELSDVRRDGYTWTEIMSAAGATMGAKPRLVRLPDGVLTLAGTLADAWSLASRTPLVFGSGKARELLHANWSLSSAPMSEGVPSVFGLIDGFAHTVDWYRTQGWLPKNIGA from the coding sequence ATGGCGACTAGACGGATCGTCGCGGTCACCGGGGCGACGGGCTTCCTGGGTCGTCATCTGGTCCAGGCCCTGGCCCGGGACGGCTGGACGCCCCGCGTCCTGGTGCGCCGCGATCCGATCCATCCCCTCTGGCGCGACCTCGAGGTCGAGGTCGTCACGGGCGATCTGAAGACCCCGGGCGCGCTGGACCGTCTCTGCGGGGGCGCGGAGGTCGTCGTCCATGTGGCCGGCCTGATCAAGGCCGCCTCACTCGAGGGCTTCAACGCCGTCAACCGTGACGGCGCCCGCGCCGCCGCCCTGGCCGCCAAGGCTTCCGAAGCGCGCTTCATCCTGGTCTCCAGCCTCGCCGCCCGCGAGCCGGCGCTCTCGAACTACGCCACCAGCAAGCGCGCCGGCGAGGACGCAACGCGCGAGGCTTTTCCCGAGGCGCTGATCGTGCGGCCGCCGGCCATCTATGGCCCCGGCGACACCGAAACCCTGGCCTTGTTCGAACTGGCGGCAAAAAGCCCGATTCTGCCCGTACTTTCCCCGGACGCGCGGGTCGCTATGATCCACGTCCATGACGCAGCAGCTCAGCTTGCGAACTTGTGCAAAAACCCTGTTTCGGGTCTGGTAGAGTTATCTGATGTGCGGCGCGACGGTTACACTTGGACGGAAATCATGAGCGCCGCTGGCGCGACCATGGGCGCGAAGCCGCGCCTAGTAAGGCTTCCGGACGGCGTCCTGACACTGGCCGGAACCCTAGCGGACGCTTGGTCTTTGGCCTCCCGAACCCCCCTGGTGTTCGGTTCAGGCAAGGCCAGGGAGTTGCTTCACGCGAATTGGTCACTATCTAGCGCTCCGATGTCGGAGGGAGTACCCAGCGTGTTCGGCTTGATCGACGGGTTCGCACATACCGTCGATTGGTATCGGACACAGGGTTGGTTGCCCAAAAATATCGGCGCCTAG
- a CDS encoding fatty acyl-AMP ligase, with product MKAQVMITPTASDRTVRFADFPTLTQALDFAATGETGINLYSLRGELVEAISYAKLREDAQVLARRLLATGAKVGDSVALLAETDGDFVRAFFACQYAGLLPAPLALPTPLGGRAAYIEQIKNLTTSAKARILIGPVGLKDWVAEIGEAAGLDFAGVLADLPEDANENGGAALPAIAPESPCYLQFSSGSTRTPTGVLVLHKALMANCVAITRDGLQVVPSDRAISWLPLYHDMGLIGFLLAPLSCQMSVDLLPTGAFVRRPLLWIDLISRNKATTAYSPTFGYELCARRVQGQSLESYDLSHWRQAGLGGDMIRMPPLKAFVEAFGPAGFSDKAFVASYGMAEATLALSMAPLGKGLRAETLDVERLERDNLAVDAPEGSDRARDFARCGPALPHHFLDVRDESGAVLPERGVGRIFAKGPSVMSGYFANPEETARVLSADGWLDTGDIGFKIEGEIVITGRAKDLIILNGRNIWPQDLEWTADHEIDGLRSGDVCAFAIPAEPEDQIVVLVQARGGDADSRAALVEQVTTLLRTRHGVEAKVKLVGAHALPQTSSGKLSRSKAKTAYLAGTYGD from the coding sequence ATGAAGGCCCAAGTTATGATCACGCCCACGGCGTCTGACCGCACCGTTCGGTTCGCCGACTTCCCGACCCTGACCCAGGCCCTCGACTTCGCCGCGACAGGCGAGACGGGGATCAACCTCTATTCGCTGCGCGGCGAGCTGGTCGAGGCCATCTCCTACGCCAAGCTGCGCGAGGACGCCCAGGTGCTGGCCCGCCGCCTGCTGGCCACGGGGGCCAAGGTCGGCGACAGCGTGGCCCTGCTGGCCGAGACCGACGGCGACTTCGTCCGCGCCTTCTTCGCCTGCCAGTACGCGGGCCTCTTGCCCGCGCCGCTGGCCCTGCCGACCCCGCTGGGCGGCCGTGCGGCCTATATCGAGCAGATCAAGAACCTGACCACCTCGGCCAAGGCCAGAATTCTGATCGGCCCCGTGGGCCTCAAGGACTGGGTGGCCGAGATCGGCGAGGCCGCGGGCCTGGACTTCGCCGGCGTCCTGGCCGACCTGCCGGAAGACGCCAATGAAAATGGCGGCGCGGCCCTGCCGGCCATCGCGCCGGAAAGCCCCTGTTACCTGCAGTTCTCGTCGGGCAGCACCCGCACGCCGACGGGCGTCCTCGTTTTGCACAAGGCCCTGATGGCCAACTGCGTGGCGATCACGCGCGACGGCCTGCAGGTCGTGCCCAGCGACCGCGCCATCTCGTGGCTGCCGCTCTATCACGACATGGGCCTGATCGGCTTCCTGCTGGCCCCGCTGAGCTGCCAGATGTCGGTCGACCTGCTGCCCACCGGCGCCTTCGTCCGCCGCCCGCTGCTGTGGATCGACCTGATCTCGCGCAACAAGGCCACCACCGCCTACAGCCCCACCTTCGGCTACGAGCTTTGCGCCCGCCGGGTTCAGGGCCAGTCGCTCGAGAGCTACGATCTCAGCCACTGGCGCCAGGCCGGCCTGGGCGGCGACATGATCCGCATGCCGCCGCTGAAGGCCTTCGTCGAGGCGTTCGGCCCGGCCGGCTTCTCGGACAAGGCCTTCGTGGCCAGCTACGGCATGGCCGAGGCGACCCTGGCCCTCTCCATGGCCCCGCTGGGCAAGGGTCTGCGGGCCGAGACCCTGGACGTCGAGCGCCTGGAGCGTGACAATCTGGCCGTCGATGCGCCTGAAGGTTCGGACCGCGCCCGCGACTTCGCCCGCTGCGGCCCGGCCCTGCCCCACCACTTCCTCGACGTGCGCGACGAGAGCGGCGCCGTCCTGCCCGAGCGCGGCGTCGGCCGCATCTTCGCTAAGGGCCCCTCGGTGATGAGCGGCTATTTCGCCAATCCGGAAGAGACGGCCCGCGTGCTGTCGGCCGACGGCTGGCTGGACACCGGCGACATCGGCTTCAAGATCGAGGGCGAGATCGTCATCACCGGCCGCGCCAAGGATCTGATCATCCTGAACGGCCGCAACATCTGGCCGCAAGACCTTGAATGGACGGCGGATCACGAGATCGACGGCCTGCGTAGCGGCGACGTCTGCGCCTTCGCCATCCCCGCCGAGCCGGAAGACCAGATCGTGGTCCTGGTCCAGGCGCGCGGCGGCGACGCCGACAGCCGCGCGGCCTTGGTCGAGCAGGTCACCACCCTGCTGCGCACCCGCCACGGGGTCGAGGCCAAGGTCAAGCTGGTGGGCGCCCACGCCCTGCCGCAGACCTCGTCCGGCAAGCTGAGCCGTTCGAAGGCCAAGACCGCCTATCTGGCCGGGACCTATGGCGACTAG
- the egtB gene encoding ergothioneine biosynthesis protein EgtB, translating into MTPDDLPVMELLDASVDALADRYRRVRRRTEVLAAPLSPEDQAAQSMPDASPTKWHRGHTTWFFETFLLTPFLPGYAVYDASYGYLFNSYYEAVGPRQPRPQRGLLTRPSTQDVGAYRAHVDAAMARLLEGPLTPEIRERMDLGLAHEEQHQELILMDILHLFAQSPLSPAYQPGAAAPRPDAGPQRFHRFAGGLVEIGACASIFAFDNERPRHKTYVAPFRLADRLVTNGEWLAFIEAGGYGRADLWLSEGWAKVKEEGWEAPGYWRRDESGAWTTMTLRGRHPVDPNAPVVHLSYYEAAAYAAWAGRRLPTEAEWEAAATATGMTALRQLYGAAWQWTASAYGAYPGFRPGPGALGEYNGKFMVSQMTLRGGCEATPPGHTRATYRNFFHPGSRWMFAGLRLADDDRLAEVTPENTFLGEVIAGLSASPKTLPAKYFYDAEGSRLFEAICELPEYYLTRTETALLRQIAPEIAQRIPADAVLVEFGSGASTKTRIVLDAAPQIAVYAPIDISPTALDEAAASLRQDYPDLAVAPLVEDFTKAIALPEGAKGHTPVGFFPGSTIGNFAPDEAEALLRQARTLLGEGSLFIVGADVAKDPAVLIPAYDDAQGVTAAFNRNVLVHINRELGGTFDPMAFAHKAVWNAQESRVEMHLESTRDQIVMVGDHGFRFAAGETIHTENSYKYPAEAFETIAARAGWTLVQRWVSEDPAFAIYALTA; encoded by the coding sequence ATGACCCCGGACGATCTGCCCGTAATGGAACTCCTGGACGCGTCGGTCGACGCGCTGGCCGACCGCTATCGCCGCGTGCGGCGCCGGACCGAGGTCCTGGCCGCGCCCCTGTCGCCCGAGGACCAGGCGGCCCAGTCCATGCCGGACGCCAGTCCGACCAAATGGCACCGGGGCCATACGACCTGGTTCTTCGAGACCTTCCTGCTGACGCCCTTTCTGCCGGGCTACGCGGTCTACGACGCCAGCTACGGCTATCTGTTCAACTCGTACTACGAGGCCGTGGGTCCTCGGCAGCCGCGTCCGCAACGCGGGCTGCTGACCCGGCCGTCGACGCAGGACGTGGGCGCCTATCGCGCCCATGTCGACGCGGCCATGGCGCGCCTCCTGGAAGGACCGCTGACGCCCGAAATCCGCGAGCGCATGGACCTGGGGCTGGCGCATGAGGAGCAGCACCAGGAGCTGATCCTGATGGACATCCTGCACCTGTTCGCCCAGTCGCCGCTGAGCCCGGCCTATCAGCCCGGCGCCGCTGCGCCGCGGCCGGACGCGGGGCCGCAACGTTTTCACCGCTTCGCCGGCGGCCTGGTCGAGATCGGAGCCTGCGCCAGCATCTTCGCGTTCGACAACGAGCGTCCGCGCCACAAGACCTACGTCGCCCCGTTCCGCCTGGCTGATCGTCTGGTGACCAACGGCGAGTGGCTGGCCTTCATCGAGGCCGGCGGCTATGGCCGCGCCGATCTTTGGCTCTCCGAGGGCTGGGCCAAGGTCAAGGAGGAGGGCTGGGAAGCGCCCGGCTACTGGCGGCGTGACGAAAGCGGCGCGTGGACCACCATGACCCTGCGCGGTCGCCATCCGGTCGACCCGAACGCGCCGGTCGTCCATCTCAGCTATTACGAGGCCGCCGCCTACGCCGCCTGGGCGGGCCGCCGCCTGCCGACCGAGGCGGAGTGGGAGGCCGCGGCCACGGCCACCGGCATGACGGCCCTTCGCCAACTCTATGGCGCGGCCTGGCAATGGACCGCCAGCGCCTACGGCGCCTATCCAGGCTTCCGCCCGGGGCCGGGCGCGCTGGGCGAGTACAATGGCAAGTTCATGGTCAGCCAGATGACGCTGCGCGGCGGCTGCGAGGCCACGCCGCCAGGCCACACGCGGGCGACCTATCGCAACTTCTTCCATCCCGGCAGCCGCTGGATGTTCGCCGGCCTGCGACTCGCGGACGACGACCGCCTGGCCGAGGTGACGCCCGAGAACACCTTCCTGGGCGAGGTGATCGCCGGCCTGTCGGCCAGTCCCAAGACCCTGCCGGCCAAGTACTTCTACGACGCCGAGGGCTCGCGCCTGTTCGAGGCGATCTGCGAACTGCCGGAATACTACCTGACCCGCACCGAGACGGCGCTGCTGCGCCAGATCGCGCCGGAGATCGCCCAGCGCATTCCCGCCGACGCGGTCTTGGTCGAGTTCGGCAGCGGGGCCAGCACCAAGACCCGCATCGTGCTGGACGCCGCGCCTCAGATCGCCGTCTACGCCCCGATCGACATCAGCCCGACGGCGCTGGACGAGGCCGCCGCCAGCCTGCGCCAGGACTATCCCGATCTGGCCGTCGCGCCGCTGGTCGAGGATTTCACCAAGGCGATCGCGCTGCCCGAAGGCGCCAAGGGCCACACGCCCGTCGGCTTCTTCCCTGGCTCGACGATCGGCAACTTCGCGCCGGACGAGGCCGAGGCGCTGCTGCGTCAGGCCAGGACCCTGCTGGGCGAGGGCTCGCTGTTCATCGTCGGCGCGGACGTGGCCAAGGATCCCGCCGTGCTGATCCCGGCCTATGACGACGCGCAGGGCGTGACGGCGGCCTTCAACCGCAACGTCCTCGTCCACATCAACCGCGAACTGGGCGGGACCTTCGATCCCATGGCCTTCGCGCACAAGGCGGTATGGAACGCCCAGGAAAGCCGGGTCGAGATGCATCTGGAAAGCACCCGCGACCAGATCGTCATGGTCGGCGATCATGGCTTCCGGTTCGCCGCCGGCGAGACCATCCACACCGAGAACTCTTACAAGTATCCGGCCGAGGCCTTCGAGACGATCGCCGCGCGGGCCGGCTGGACGCTGGTCCAGCGCTGGGTCAGCGAGGATCCGGCCTTCGCGATCTACGCCCTCACGGCCTGA
- a CDS encoding LLM class flavin-dependent oxidoreductase, whose amino-acid sequence MFHRPSQHKDFGVFLPVANGGWIVSRTTPTLDGLYAQNRAAAIKADQVGMDFVMSMGKFRGFGGETDHWGTSLESVTLMAAIAEATKTVRIWATVHPLLQNPAVAAKMIATLDHISGGRAGLNIVAGAYKAEFDQMSAWDDSLSHDDRYGLAEEWTTIVKRLWSEDSVDFAGKYFTMRDCQSKPKPLSRPRPELICAGMSDRGFQFSVREADACFIGGRSREDHREASRRAKALARDLGKTIRTYAMCTIVHAESDAGAEALMRRYAEGADIGAILAMLANWGVPADRLQAVAEKQGAFMTETIVGSPATCREKVEAFMTDCELDGLMLIFPDYVEGLAMFGDEILPALRSVFA is encoded by the coding sequence ATGTTCCACAGACCCTCGCAACACAAGGATTTCGGCGTCTTTCTGCCCGTGGCCAACGGCGGCTGGATCGTTTCCAGGACCACGCCCACGCTGGATGGCCTCTACGCCCAGAACCGCGCGGCGGCGATCAAGGCCGACCAGGTCGGCATGGATTTCGTGATGTCGATGGGCAAGTTCCGGGGTTTCGGCGGCGAGACCGACCACTGGGGAACCTCGCTCGAGTCGGTGACTCTGATGGCGGCCATCGCCGAAGCGACCAAGACCGTCCGCATCTGGGCCACGGTGCACCCGCTGCTGCAGAATCCGGCCGTGGCGGCCAAGATGATCGCCACCCTCGACCATATCAGCGGCGGCCGGGCGGGGCTGAACATCGTGGCCGGCGCCTACAAGGCCGAGTTCGACCAGATGAGCGCCTGGGACGATTCGCTGTCCCACGACGACCGCTATGGCCTGGCCGAGGAGTGGACGACCATCGTCAAGCGCCTGTGGTCCGAGGACAGCGTCGACTTCGCCGGCAAGTACTTCACGATGAGGGACTGCCAGTCCAAGCCCAAGCCGCTGTCCAGGCCCCGCCCGGAGCTGATCTGCGCGGGCATGAGCGATCGGGGCTTCCAGTTTTCGGTGCGCGAGGCCGACGCCTGCTTCATCGGCGGCCGCTCGCGCGAAGACCACCGCGAAGCCTCCCGCCGGGCCAAGGCGCTGGCGCGTGACCTGGGCAAGACGATCCGCACCTACGCCATGTGCACGATCGTCCACGCCGAGAGCGACGCCGGGGCCGAGGCGCTGATGCGCCGTTACGCCGAGGGGGCGGACATCGGCGCGATACTGGCCATGCTGGCCAACTGGGGCGTGCCCGCCGACCGTCTGCAGGCCGTGGCCGAGAAGCAGGGCGCGTTCATGACCGAGACGATCGTCGGCTCGCCGGCCACCTGCCGCGAGAAGGTCGAGGCGTTCATGACCGACTGCGAGCTGGACGGGCTGATGCTGATCTTCCCCGACTATGTGGAAGGCCTGGCGATGTTCGGCGACGAGATCCTGCCGGCGCTGCGGTCGGTGTTCGCGTGA
- a CDS encoding general stress protein, with amino-acid sequence MDIDSERPRGRRGFAAMDPERRREIARKGGASVPSEKRSFAKDRDLAANAGRKGGSSSRGGRPGDRAL; translated from the coding sequence ATGGACATCGATAGCGAACGTCCCCGCGGTCGTCGCGGTTTCGCCGCCATGGACCCGGAACGCCGCCGCGAAATCGCCAGGAAGGGCGGAGCTAGCGTGCCCAGCGAAAAGCGCAGCTTCGCCAAGGATCGCGATTTGGCGGCGAATGCTGGCCGCAAGGGCGGTTCGTCCTCGCGCGGCGGTCGCCCCGGCGATCGCGCCCTTTAG
- a CDS encoding acyl carrier protein — MDTVTDLSLREIGVAASKVLGRPVEVRSESHIGRDLAVDSLALMNIIMELEDTFDISIPLDRLASVETVGDLSKLINDLRTRA, encoded by the coding sequence ATGGATACGGTGACGGATCTCAGCTTGCGCGAGATCGGGGTGGCTGCGAGCAAGGTTCTGGGACGGCCTGTAGAGGTGCGTTCCGAGTCGCATATCGGCCGTGACCTCGCCGTGGACTCCCTTGCCCTCATGAACATCATCATGGAGCTCGAAGACACCTTCGACATCTCCATACCACTCGATCGCCTCGCTTCCGTCGAAACCGTGGGCGACCTTTCCAAACTGATCAACGATCTCCGGACTAGGGCTTAA
- a CDS encoding lipopolysaccharide biosynthesis protein translates to MSDAAPPDLAPPGTKPVSPLKKVLANAGQLLSGRVVNAVVGLAYIALTYRSLGKEAAGVLVLINAFAQFLGEAAHFQSWQTLITYGAAPLLDDDKRRFQQVLRLSMLLDLISGVLGVILGVLGAWFFWQELRWPEGTNGYGALYALSIGVMTSATGVGLLRLFDRFRFLAAEQAISSFVRMVGCAICAFTHAPLPYFLLAWAAGTFASFAYIAAIAFWDLKRRGLLRGFSLIGPTSQDLPGVWRFALATNFSGTLDVGFTHVLTMIVGAMLGPAQAASWRIGKQVADGMAKPARLMVPALYPELAKMRAAGSQQAMNKLAVQIALIGGAAAGVLLLVSLLAGYWILEKVVGPGYGAAAGVMNWQVAAAAIGVMTLPLEPMLVSMRAAGSALTVRLVVVIAYLAALGPLINTFGLTGAGAALVAAALGMGIGMYFMARRRLARLAAEEDSARTTKDDEGPSYDHAHGV, encoded by the coding sequence ATGAGCGACGCCGCGCCGCCAGATCTCGCGCCCCCAGGGACCAAGCCCGTCTCGCCGCTCAAGAAGGTGCTGGCCAACGCCGGCCAACTGCTGAGCGGGCGCGTGGTCAACGCGGTGGTGGGGCTGGCCTATATCGCCCTCACCTACCGCAGCCTGGGCAAGGAAGCCGCCGGCGTGCTGGTGCTGATCAACGCCTTCGCCCAGTTCCTGGGGGAGGCCGCGCACTTCCAGTCGTGGCAGACCCTGATCACCTATGGCGCCGCGCCGCTGCTGGACGACGACAAGCGCCGCTTCCAGCAGGTGCTGCGCCTGTCGATGCTTCTGGACCTGATCAGCGGCGTGCTGGGCGTGATCCTGGGCGTGCTGGGAGCCTGGTTCTTCTGGCAGGAGCTACGCTGGCCCGAGGGCACGAACGGCTACGGCGCGCTGTACGCCCTGTCGATCGGCGTAATGACCTCGGCCACTGGCGTGGGCCTGCTGCGCCTGTTCGATCGCTTCCGTTTCCTGGCCGCCGAACAGGCGATCAGCTCGTTCGTGCGCATGGTCGGCTGCGCGATCTGCGCCTTCACCCACGCGCCCCTGCCCTATTTCCTGCTGGCCTGGGCGGCCGGGACCTTCGCCTCGTTCGCCTATATCGCCGCCATCGCCTTCTGGGACCTCAAGCGGCGCGGGTTGCTGCGGGGCTTCAGCCTGATCGGACCAACCAGCCAGGACCTGCCTGGCGTCTGGCGCTTCGCCCTGGCCACCAATTTCTCCGGCACGCTGGACGTCGGCTTCACCCACGTGCTGACCATGATCGTCGGCGCGATGCTGGGCCCGGCCCAGGCCGCCTCGTGGCGGATCGGCAAGCAAGTGGCCGACGGCATGGCCAAGCCCGCGCGGCTGATGGTGCCCGCCCTCTACCCCGAACTGGCCAAGATGCGCGCCGCCGGCAGCCAGCAGGCGATGAACAAGCTGGCCGTTCAGATCGCCCTGATCGGCGGCGCGGCGGCCGGCGTCCTGCTGCTGGTCAGCCTTCTGGCGGGCTACTGGATCCTGGAAAAGGTTGTCGGTCCGGGGTATGGCGCGGCCGCCGGGGTGATGAACTGGCAGGTCGCCGCCGCCGCCATCGGGGTGATGACCCTGCCGCTCGAACCCATGCTCGTGTCGATGCGCGCGGCGGGATCGGCCTTGACCGTGCGCCTTGTCGTGGTCATCGCCTATCTCGCGGCCCTGGGACCGCTGATCAACACCTTCGGCCTGACCGGCGCGGGCGCCGCGCTGGTCGCGGCCGCTTTGGGAATGGGGATCGGCATGTATTTCATGGCGCGCCGCAGGCTCGCCCGACTCGCGGCGGAGGAAGACTCCGCGCGCACGACCAAAGACGATGAAGGCCCAAGTTATGATCACGCCCACGGCGTCTGA